The Deltaproteobacteria bacterium genome includes a window with the following:
- a CDS encoding HAMP domain-containing protein produces MTILGMMVVAIWFALTFLIDRPLQRLVAAMARVEDGDLSARAGVYRDDELGRLALHFNEMLSQLQVAQQQLKRHHQEQLARADRLATIGEMAATLAHEIRNPLSGLLGVISVLSRNFVDGDPRLEIAREGHSLVDRMNETIEELLHYARPSSPHLRPVKLDDIVDRSVALAEGEARKAGVRIVRDANTANRCGGDAESPTIRADPHQMQQVLVNLISNAVQACATGGQVRICACLRKHEAEQPLACVEIEDNGKGMTADELAQVFNPFFTSKLHGTGLGLPIAQQIMEYHEGRIALTSAPGQGTRVQVELPAHPEGPAKDGSNFMLRDPNPRP; encoded by the coding sequence ATGACCATCTTGGGCATGATGGTCGTCGCCATTTGGTTTGCGCTGACGTTCTTGATCGACCGGCCCCTGCAACGGCTGGTTGCGGCGATGGCACGGGTTGAGGATGGTGACCTCAGTGCCCGCGCCGGAGTTTACCGCGACGACGAACTCGGGCGGTTAGCCCTTCACTTTAACGAGATGCTCTCGCAACTGCAGGTCGCCCAGCAGCAACTCAAGCGCCACCATCAGGAGCAATTGGCACGGGCTGACCGCCTGGCGACCATCGGCGAGATGGCGGCTACCCTTGCCCACGAGATTCGGAATCCGCTGAGCGGACTGCTCGGTGTCATTTCGGTGCTGAGCCGGAACTTCGTCGACGGTGACCCGCGGCTGGAGATCGCCCGCGAAGGCCATTCCCTCGTCGACCGGATGAACGAGACGATTGAAGAGCTCCTTCATTACGCGAGGCCGTCGTCGCCCCACTTGCGCCCCGTCAAGCTCGACGACATCGTCGATCGGAGCGTGGCGTTGGCCGAGGGCGAGGCAAGGAAGGCGGGCGTCCGAATTGTCAGAGATGCAAACACAGCCAATAGGTGCGGCGGTGATGCTGAATCTCCGACCATCCGGGCCGACCCACACCAAATGCAGCAGGTCTTGGTGAATCTCATTAGCAATGCCGTCCAGGCATGCGCGACGGGAGGGCAGGTGCGCATTTGCGCCTGTCTCCGGAAACATGAGGCTGAGCAGCCGCTCGCCTGCGTCGAAATCGAGGACAACGGCAAGGGCATGACCGCTGACGAACTCGCGCAGGTCTTCAACCCGTTCTTCACGAGCAAGTTGCACGGGACGGGGCTCGGACTTCCGATCGCGCAACAAATTATGGAATACCACGAGGGCCGCATTGCGTTGACCAGCGCACCGGGTCAGGGTACCCGCGTGCAGGTGGAGTTGCCGGCGCATCCAGAGGGCCCGGCAAAGGATGGCTCCAATTTCATGCTGCGCGACCCCAACCCTCGGCCGTAA
- a CDS encoding 4Fe-4S dicluster domain-containing protein: MGQKGWLIDLGKCTGCESCTVACKSEWNTAPLESPLEFKPGCSGELPDAPEFTGCLATPKHVSYRAVIGQESGTYPHPVRLFITSACNHCDKPACLASCPLSDKNDPANPNNVITKRASDGAVLINQETCIGCQYCVWACPYGAPRFNEVTKKVEKCTFCVHRVDDGLLPACVTTCVGRALYMVEDFSLAESGLNAPPRFSDPKLTTPAVKFVPR; the protein is encoded by the coding sequence ATGGGCCAGAAAGGTTGGCTAATCGATCTTGGCAAGTGCACCGGTTGCGAGAGCTGCACGGTGGCCTGCAAGTCGGAGTGGAACACGGCGCCGCTCGAGTCCCCGCTCGAGTTCAAGCCTGGCTGTTCGGGAGAACTCCCTGACGCCCCAGAATTCACCGGCTGTCTCGCGACACCGAAGCATGTGAGCTATCGCGCGGTCATCGGGCAGGAGAGTGGCACGTACCCCCACCCCGTCCGCCTCTTCATCACGAGCGCCTGCAACCATTGCGACAAGCCCGCTTGCTTGGCTTCGTGTCCGCTCTCGGACAAGAACGACCCCGCGAATCCGAACAACGTCATCACCAAGCGAGCATCCGACGGTGCCGTGCTCATCAACCAGGAAACATGCATCGGTTGCCAGTATTGCGTCTGGGCCTGCCCGTACGGGGCACCGCGCTTCAACGAGGTCACCAAGAAAGTCGAGAAGTGCACGTTCTGCGTCCATCGGGTGGACGACGGCTTGTTGCCGGCGTGCGTCACCACCTGCGTTGGCCGCGCCTTGTACATGGTGGAAGACTTCAGCCTAGCCGAGTCTGGGCTCAATGCACCGCCACGTTTTTCCGATCCGAAGCTGACCACCCCAGCGGTGAAGTTCGTGCCGCGATGA
- a CDS encoding molecular chaperone TorD family protein, producing the protein MTPANAEFSALAPLATSRAGVYEVLASLYLQPPSAALIAALLELAVSPAMAELSAGCAGDLLRRYAASYNGEVEALQQEFNDLFAVPLGRYVTPYEAVYRDERVVGGERVRGLLMGPSTAAVLQAYRDYHFAISPECPELPDHIGVELSFMSLLCERERQGWEAGDLPAVNLLLARELRFLGDHLLRWVPDLSQRISANARTLFYRGIGHLTEEFIRADAAALVRVCGERQCLTSAELTA; encoded by the coding sequence ATGACACCGGCGAACGCCGAGTTCAGTGCGCTTGCACCGCTCGCAACGAGCCGTGCCGGGGTGTACGAGGTCCTGGCCTCGCTCTACCTGCAGCCGCCTTCTGCCGCACTGATTGCCGCGCTGTTGGAATTGGCGGTGTCGCCCGCAATGGCCGAGCTCTCGGCGGGCTGCGCCGGAGATCTCCTGCGACGCTACGCCGCTAGCTACAACGGCGAGGTGGAAGCGCTACAGCAAGAGTTCAACGATCTGTTCGCGGTACCGCTCGGGCGTTATGTGACCCCGTACGAGGCGGTGTACAGGGACGAACGCGTGGTGGGAGGAGAACGCGTCCGCGGCCTACTCATGGGCCCCTCGACGGCCGCAGTTCTGCAAGCATACCGGGACTACCACTTCGCGATCAGCCCAGAGTGTCCCGAGCTCCCAGATCATATTGGTGTCGAGCTGAGTTTCATGTCGCTGCTTTGTGAGCGGGAACGTCAGGGATGGGAGGCGGGAGACCTGCCCGCAGTCAACCTGCTATTGGCGCGCGAGCTCCGTTTTCTCGGGGATCACCTCTTACGCTGGGTTCCGGATCTCAGCCAGCGGATCTCGGCAAACGCACGCACGCTCTTCTATCGCGGGATCGGCCACCTCACCGAGGAATTCATTCGAGCGGACGCGGCGGCGCTCGTCCGAGTGTGTGGCGAGCGCCAGTGTCTCACATCTGCTGAGCTGACGGCCTAG
- a CDS encoding arsenate reductase ArsC, translating to MKTVIFACVHNAGRSQMAAGFFNRLADPTRARARSAGTQPAEHVHPEVVAVMRELGIDLSTAQPTRLTDELAAGAQLLVTMGCGESCPLVPGLRRQDWNLPDPKGQPIERVRTIRDEIRVRVEQLITAEGWGRAA from the coding sequence ATGAAGACCGTGATCTTCGCCTGCGTCCACAATGCCGGGCGCTCGCAGATGGCGGCGGGCTTCTTCAATCGCCTCGCTGATCCGACCCGCGCCCGTGCCCGCTCGGCGGGAACGCAACCGGCCGAGCACGTTCATCCCGAGGTCGTCGCGGTCATGCGCGAGCTCGGCATCGACCTGAGTACCGCGCAGCCCACTCGCCTCACCGACGAGCTGGCTGCGGGTGCTCAGCTTCTGGTGACGATGGGTTGTGGCGAGAGTTGTCCGCTGGTGCCCGGTTTGCGGCGGCAAGACTGGAACCTCCCCGATCCCAAAGGGCAACCCATCGAACGCGTGCGAACTATCCGCGACGAGATACGCGTGCGCGTCGAGCAGCTCATTACGGCCGAGGGTTGGGGTCGCGCAGCATGA